The Bacteroidales bacterium sequence GGAAATGGTCGAAACGATGCCCGGATATGGCGTTGGTTTTTCACAGCCCATTATCGATATGGTGATGGATCAGATTGCAGGGGCACATAGCGATTTAGCCATAAAAATCTACGGTGAAGATATGACCGAAAGCCGCCGCATAGCCGAGCAGGTGAAAAAAATTGTCGAGGGTGTGGATGGTGCTGCCGATGTCGGTATTATGGAAGAGCCTTTTTTACCACAACTTCAGATTGTTGCCGACCGGGATAAAATCGCTCAATACGGACTGAACATCGCCGATGTTGCCGAGTTGATAGAGGTGGCCATCGGTGGCAAAGCTATTTCTCAGGTATTTATAGGAAGCAGGGTGTATGATGTGATTTGCCGTTATAATGAAATATCACGCGATACACCTGAAAAAATAGGGGCTTTAATGCTTACTTCGGGTTCAGGGACAATGATCCCCCTCTCGACCGTGGCACAGATCAAAACCACAACAGGACCAAGCATGATCTCCCGCGAGATGAACCAGCGTTTTGTAACCGTGCGTGTGAATCTACGGGGACGGGACCTGACTTCATTCTTCAAAGAGGCCCAATCAAAAATAGAGGAAGAGATAAAATACGACCATTCCAAATTTCAATTTCACTGGGCCGGGCAGTTGGAGAACCAACACCGGGCTTACAGCCGCCTTGCTGTAATCATGCCTATAACACTGGCTGTGATGTTCCTCCTTTTGTTCTTTACTTTCGGAAAATTCCGTCAGGCAGGATTACTTATCGGAATGTTACCGCTTGCCGTTTTCGGAGGTATGCTGGCATTGGTAGTACGTGGGATGACCTTTAATGTATCGTCGGCAGTAGGATTTATTGCCCTGTTCGGACTCTCGATCCAGAACGGAGTAATCATGTTATCCCATATTAATGTATTGAGGCAAAGGGGTCAGGGACTAAAACAGGCAGTTATTGAAGGTGCATCGCACCGGTTAAGGCCAATGATGATGACTGCTACGGTAGCTATTCTCGGACTGTTGCCCGCCTCGCTTGCAACAGGTATAGGTTCGGATGTTCAGCGTCCTTTGGCTACCGTAATTGTTTACGGATTGCTCTTTGCCACGATATTTACACTTTTTATACTCCCTACCCTGTATTATGCTATGGAGAGACGATGTGAAAAGAATGGAACTTTACCACCAAAAGAAGAATGATATGAAAAACATATTAATAGTGTTTCAGATAACAGCCCTGTTACATATGGGGCTGTCGACCAATGGCCAGCAAATTACGCCGATCACCTACCATGATTATATGGAAAAGGTGACGGCAGGTAATATTGAATATGCTGCAGAGAAACTGAACGTGGATATTTCGGAAGCAGAAATTGTAGCGGCTAAAGTTTTCAATGATCCTGTCCTTGCCGTCTCATACTATAACAACAGTAACTGGGATATAGAAATGGGATATGGAGGTGAAATCGAGTTAAGCAAAACATTCTCCTTTGGAAGCCGGAAAGCCGGGATCAATCTGGCCAAAAGTGAAAAGGCTCTGACAGAAGCCCTGTTAGCTGATTATTTCAGGAATCTGCGCACTTATGCCACCATATCTTATCTGGAAGCATTGATGCAACATGAGTTACACAAGGTAAAAAAGGACTCCTATACAAATATCCGGCAATTGTCCGTAAGTGATAGCATTCGATTGGCTTTAGGGCAAATCATGGAGATAGATGCCATACAAAGTCGTCTGGA is a genomic window containing:
- a CDS encoding efflux RND transporter permease subunit, with translation EMVETMPGYGVGFSQPIIDMVMDQIAGAHSDLAIKIYGEDMTESRRIAEQVKKIVEGVDGAADVGIMEEPFLPQLQIVADRDKIAQYGLNIADVAELIEVAIGGKAISQVFIGSRVYDVICRYNEISRDTPEKIGALMLTSGSGTMIPLSTVAQIKTTTGPSMISREMNQRFVTVRVNLRGRDLTSFFKEAQSKIEEEIKYDHSKFQFHWAGQLENQHRAYSRLAVIMPITLAVMFLLLFFTFGKFRQAGLLIGMLPLAVFGGMLALVVRGMTFNVSSAVGFIALFGLSIQNGVIMLSHINVLRQRGQGLKQAVIEGASHRLRPMMMTATVAILGLLPASLATGIGSDVQRPLATVIVYGLLFATIFTLFILPTLYYAMERRCEKNGTLPPKEE